The Brachyhypopomus gauderio isolate BG-103 chromosome 2, BGAUD_0.2, whole genome shotgun sequence genome contains a region encoding:
- the map3k3 gene encoding mitogen-activated protein kinase kinase kinase 3, with translation MNERQALHSIMKDLVALQMTRRQPMAAYDAAKAKPVNAPSTGNRQDDVRIKFEFCGERRILMFGRPVKFEEVQQKVRTVFGQQLDLHYVNNEMSIPLHGQDDLVKAVDLLDRSSNMKSIKILLLTQEHSNVTPSPHHSSCKQVRIKTSQSTGDVSTAYQSSEPRGRHPSTSSQNTGRSSPPPGYVPERQQRIARQGSYTSINSEGEFIPETSDQCVLDPWSSAENSIAGSCQSLDSNSDSPSLRKARMHRARSYPDNRQDCTDRENHVYDKVVGKGGTYPRRYHVSLHHKDHSEGRRTFPRIRRPQGNLFTLVPSRRSLNGSEESLGSWQLVDTQSRLRPQDRPVSHKSPTAPVTWCRGKLLGQGAFGRVYLCYDVDTGRELAAKQVQFDPASPETSKEVSTLECEIQLLKNLHHERIVQYYGCLRDHSEKTLTIFMEYMPGGSVKDQLKAYGALTENVTRKYTRQILEGMSYLHSNMIVHRDIKGANILRDSVGNVKLGDFGASKRLQTICMSSTGVSSVTGTPYWMSPEVISGDGYGRKADVWSLGCTVVEMLTEKPPWAEYEAMAAIFKIATQPTNPVLPSFISEHTRDFVRRIFVEARHRPSAEELLRHPFSQILC, from the exons ATGA ATGAGAGGCAGGCTCTCCATTCCATAATGAAGGATCTGGTGGCTCTACAGATGACCAGGCGGCAGCCCATGGCAGCTTACGACGCTGCCAAAGCTAAGCCTGTTAATGCCCCCAGTACAGGCAACAGACAG GATGATGTCAGAATCAAGTTTGAGTTCTGCGGTGAGAGAAG gataCTGATGTTTGGTCGACCAGTGAAGTTTGAGGAGGTCCAGCAAAAGGTCAGAACTGTTTTTGGCCAACAGCTAGACCTGCACTATGTGAATAATGAG atgtccATCCCTCTACATGGTCAGGATGACTTGGTCAAGGCTGTTGATCTACTGGACCGCAGCTCAAATATGAAGAGCATCAAGATCCTGCTGCTTACACAGGAGCACAGTAAT GTGACTCCCTCTCCCCATCACTCCAGCTGTAAGCAGGTTCGAATCAAAACCTCCCAGTCTACTGGAGATGTGAGCACAGCCTACCAGTCCTCCGAGCCCAGGGGGCGCCACCCATCCACTA GCTCCCAGAACACTGGGCGGAGTTCTCCACCTCCAGGCTATGTTCCAGAGCGACAGCAGCGGATCGCACGTCAGGGATCCTACACCAGCATTAACAGTGAGGGGGAGTTCATACCTGAAACTAGTGACCAGTGT GTCCTGGATCCGTGGAGCAGTGCTGAAAACTCCATAGCCGGGAGCTGCCAGTCTCTGGACAGCAACTCGGACAG CCCCTCCCTCCGGAAGGCCCGCATGCACCGTGCCAGGAGTTACCCTGACAACCGGCAGGACTGCACAG ACCGTGAGAACCACGTGTATGATAAGGTGGTTGGCAAAGGGGGCACGTACCCACGCAGATACCACGTGTCTCTGCATCACAAAGACCACAGTGAGG GTCGGCGGACATTTCCACGGATACGGCGTCCCCAGGGAAACTTGTTTACGCTGGTGCCATCACGGCGATCTCTCAACGGCAGCGAGGAGAGCCTTGGCAGCTGGCAGCTGGTCGACACCCAgtccaggctccgcccccaggaCCGCCCAGTGTCTCACAAAT cccctACAGCTCCAGTGACATGGTGCAGGGGAAAGCTCTTGGGTCAGGGGGCGTTCGGCAGGGTCTACCTCTGCTATGATGTGGATACAGGCCGGGAACTTGCTGCCAAACAGGTCCAGTTCGACCCAGCAAGCCCTGAGACCAGCAAG GAGGTCAGTACTCTGGAGTGTGAGATCCAGCTGCTGAAGAACCTGCACCACGAGCGCATTGTGCAGTACTACGGCTGTCTGCGAGACCACAGTGAGAAGACCCTCACCATCTTCATGGAGTACATGCCTGgg GGCTCAGTCAAAGACCAACTCAAGGCCTACGGGGCTCTGACGGAGAACGTGACCCGAAAGTACACCAGACAGATCCTGGAGGGCATGTCCTACTTACACAGCAACATGATCGTACATAGGGACATAAAAG GTGCCAACATCCTGCGTGACTCGGTGGGGAACGTGAAGCTGGGAGACTTTGGCGCCAGCAAACGCCTGCAGACCATCTGCATGTCCAGCACAGGTGTGAGCTCGGTGACCGGAACGCCCTACTGGATGAGCCCCGAAGTCATCAGCGGAGACGGCTACGGACGCAAAGCCGACGTCTG GAGTCTCGGCTGTACTGTGGTGGAGATGCTAACGGAGAAGCCCCCCTGGGCAGAATACGAAGCCATGGCGGCCATCTTTAAAATAGCAACACAGCCCACGAACCCCGTGTTGCCCTCCTTCATCTCCGAGCACACACGAGACTTCGTCCGACGCATCTTCGTGGAGGCCAGACACAGGCCTAGTGCTGAAGAGCTGCTCAGGCATCCCTTCTCCCAGATCCTCTGCTGA
- the gfap gene encoding glial fibrillary acidic protein, giving the protein MESQRVFSSYRKRFSHQGGGISPSPSGRLSSGRVSLHSSPRLVSLSSPASLSASRLSLGAGTIERLDFPADSLLKAQYRETRTNEKVEMMGLNDRFASYIEKVRFLEQQNKVLVAELNQLRGKEPSRLGDVYQEELRELRRQVDSLNASKARTEIDRDNLATDVALLKQRLQDEITQRQEADNNLNAFRQDVDDAALNRIQLERKVEALQDEINFLKKVHEEEIKELHEQLMAQQVHVDPDVSKPDLTAALREIRVQYEAMATSNMQETEDWYRSKFADLTDAANRNAEALRQAKQEANEYRRQIQALNCDLESLRGTNESLERQLREMEERFTMETTAYQDTVARLEEEIQALKEEMARHLQEYQDLLNVKLALDVEIATYRKLLEGEENRITVPVQSFANLHFRETSMDTKLTPEAHVKRSIVVRTVETRDGEIIKESTTERKDLP; this is encoded by the exons ATGGAGTCCCAGCGCGTGTTCTCGTCCTACCGCAAGCGTTTCAGCCACCAGGGTGGCGGCATCTCCCCGTCCCCCTCGGGCCGCCTGAGCTCCGGCCGCGTCTCCCTCCACAGCAGCCCGCGTCTCGTCTCCCTGTCCAGCCCGGCCTCTCTGTCGGCCTCGCGCCTGTCGCTGGGTGCCGGCACCATCGAGCGCCTGGACTTCCCCGCCGACTCGCTGCTGAAGGCGCAGTACCGCGAGACGCGCACCAACGAGAAGGTGGAGATGATGGGCCTGAACGACCGCTTCGCCAGCTACATCGAGAAGGTGCGCTTCCTCGAGCAGCAGAACAAGGTGCTGGTGGCCGAGCTGAACCAGCTGCGGGGGAAGGAGCCCAGCCGTCTAGGAGACGTCTACCAGGAAGAGCTCCGGGAACTGCGCAGACAGGTGGACAGCCTCAATGCCAGCAAGGCCCGCACGGAGATCGACAGGGACAACCTGGCAACGGACGTGGCCCTGCTGAAGCAGAG GCTTCAGGATGAGATCACCCAGAGACAGGAGGCAGACAACAACCTGAACGCATTCAGACAG gATGTGGACGATGCAGCCCTGAACAGGATTCAGTTGGAAAGGAAGGTTGAAGCTCTGCAAGATGAGATTAACTTCCTGAAGAAGGTTCATGAGGAG GAGATAAAGGAACTACATGAGCAGCTGATGGCTCAGCAGGTGCATGTGGACCCAGATGTGTCCAAACCAGACCTGACCGCTGCCCTCAGAGAGATCAGGGTACAGTACGAAGCTATGGCCACATCAAACATGCAAGAGACAGAGGACTGGTACCGCTCAAAG TTCGCGGATCTGACTGATGCAGCTAATCGGAATGCAGAAGCCCTAAGACAGGCGAAGCAAGAAGCTAATGAATATCGCCGACAGATTCAGGCCCTGAACTGCGACCTGGAGTCACTGAGAGGCACT AATGAATCACTGGAGAGGCAGCTGCGTGAGATGGAGGAGCGTTTCACAATGGAGACGACTGCGTACCAGGACACGGTGGCACGTTTGGAGGAGGAGATCCAGGCACTGAAGGAGGAGATGGCCAGACACCTGCAAGAGTACCAGGACCTgctcaatgtcaaactggccctGGATGTGGAGATCGCCACCTACAGAAAGCTcctggagggagaggagaacag AATCACTGTTCCCGTGCAGAGTTTTGCCAACCTGCATTTCAGAG AAACCAGTATGGACACTAAACTGACTCCAGAAGCTCATGTGAAGAGGAGCATTGTGGTTAGAACTGTTGAAACACGTGATGGAGAG ATTATAAAGGAGTCGACCACTGAGAGGAAGGACCTGCCGTAA